The Candidatus Methylacidiphilales bacterium genome segment AACATCCAAATATCAATATGCCAAGCAGTCCCGTTTCGGACAACAGCTCCACATAGACGCAGTTGGCGATGTTCTTTTTTTCCGCGGGGTCAAAGCCGATTTCCTCCGGCGCATAATGCGTATAGTAAGGATACAAATAGCCGAAATTGGAAAGGCCAACCCCCAGAACCGGCGACGAGCGGAACATTTTCCAGCCCGCATCGATCAGGTCCCGGCGTTGGGACAGCGAACCGGAAAAGTCGTAGGCATTTTCCTGTTCCAACTTGTCCACAATCACTTTTTGAAAGATGTCCGTTCGGGTAAACCCCCAGGCGCCGCCCGCCCAAAACAATCCCAGTGGAATAATGAGCAGCCAGTTCCGGGACCTGGCCAGATTGAAGACGACAAATGTTCCGACGCAAACCCCGGCGGCGAGCAGGCCGATGGTGCTTTGCGTGGGAACAAGGCTGGCAATGAAAAACAGAACCAGCAGCGCGGGAATCAGGCGTGGTTTGACGGAGAATTGCATGGCGGCGATACAAGCCGAAAGGAGATAAAAAAGGCTGGCGTGGTTGCCTTCGCGAAAACTGCCGCCGCGGATGGCCCCGGGAAATAAAAAACCGGTGGTTTGAACTTCCTCATTTCCGGGCAGGCGCGGCGGATCCATGCCTCGCCAACTGGCGAGGAACAGGTACCAGCCGTACAAGGCCGACAAAAAAGCGCCGGCCAGCCAGAGATTGCAGATAAATCCCGCACGGATCTTTTTGTACCCCAGCAGGTAGGCGAAGAAAAAAATATCGAGGGCGACATAGCCGCACTTCAACACCGAAGCCAGTCCCGGATTGTCGCGCCAGGACATGAGATGAACGCTGTTGTGGGTGTTCACCAGTGTGATGCAGCCGATGAGGGATGACACGCAGCAGGCCACAAAGAATAAGCCTGCAACCACCAGGAGGCTCCTTTCCGGCGGAGCATAGGCAAGAGGGATGCGTTTGACGGCGACCAATTGCACTACGATGAGAAAAATAAGGAGCGCTGCGGCGGGTTCGCAAACTTTCAGCGGAAAACCAATGGGTACGGTGCCTGCATAGACAAACGGCAGGTCCATGAGTATGACGCATGTCAGCAATAGATGAATGATAGGCATGCGTGGAAACATTCCATCCCCGCCTGCATTTTCGGTTGGAATCGGCGAGGTCATGTAGCTTCCGGCGCGTTTCTCAGCAGGAAATGAAGCGCCTCGAGAACGGCGCTTGTATCAGGCGCTACAGGAGGCGGGGGCAGGAGCGCGGGTTGCCGCATCAGATCATCCAGGGCTTTCGGAAGCCCGTTCAAGTCTTCAAATTGGTGCAGGCCGGAAACGCAGTGGTAGGAGCGCGCGGCATGGCGGTTTGCCACAACCGGCACCCCTGCAACCAAAAAATCCATGATGCGCGTCAATTGGCCGGCGCCCTGCTCTTGAAAACAAAGGGCGGCCCGAATTCGCAGCAGGCACCGTTCCAGCTCTTCATCGGACAGGCGCCCCAAAATTTCGACGCCCTCGCCGTGCGGAAAATGTTCCGTGTCCTGTCCCGCGACCTGCAGCACACCAAATTTCTTGTATAAGCCGCGGCTTTCCCATTCCGCAATCACGCGGCGCATGCCCTCGCGCGTCGGCGGATTTTGCGCGGAGCCCAGCATCAAAAACCCTTCCGGCTTTGTGGTTTTTCTCCGGGCCCGGATGCGCAGCAGGCCGGCGAATTTTTCCGAAGCAGGATAATAGGGAAGCACCCGTGTTTTGATTCCAAGATTTGACAGGAGAAACGCCTCTTCGTCGCCCAGGCACAGGCTGAAGCCGGAACCTCGCAACGCGTCGGTTTCCCTTGCCAGCAATTTCCACAACTTTCCCCGCGCCGCACGGGCTGGCGCCAGCGATTCGATATTGTGTACTATGGAGACCCAGGGGATGCGATGTTTTTGCAGATAGGACGGCAGGGAGGGAAAGTAAGCGGGATCTTCCAGCAACACAAGCCCGGCTTCCCGCAAGTCCGGATTTTGCTTCAACGCAAGGCGGGCTCCGCAACGGAGTTGGAAAACGTGGCGTCTGTATCCTCGTGCCCAGAGAAAAAGCTCCGGTGAACACAATGGGGGGAGAAGCAGGTTTTTCAGCAAGTTCGGTATCGCTTGAATTGTGCCGTCAATGCGGATGACTTTCGTTTCGTGACCGGCCAGTAGCTCCAATACCTGGCGGGTCCGGGAGGCCCCTCCTTCCCTGCCGTCCAACGCAAAGCGCGTGATGTAAAATATTTTACCCATATAAGATGGCCCGCCTGATGGACCCGAGAATTCGGTAAACCTAGAGCCAGTGCAAGCCGATTATCGTCCCGCTTTCGGGAAAAGGGACCGGAGACGTTTAAGGGGGGGTAGAAGAATATTGACGGCCTTTGAAACCGGCGAGCCGAGGGGATGTTCCCAATTGTATCCGTATTCGCGAAGCAGACTTCCCGCAACCGCAAATACGGTTATTTTGTCAAGGAGATGCAGGTCCTTTTTCCAGCCGCCCGCAGCGGCTCTGCGGATGAACCCCCTGGGATTTCCGGAAAATGCCCCGAAGTCCTTCCGGGCCTGACCTTTCAATGGAATAAGAGTTCCGCCTCCTGCCCGAAGCTCATCCGGGCTATTTCTGTTAACTGTTTTCAAGATGTCTTTTTCATTCCAGCGCAGCCCGATAAAATCCACAATTTTGCGCAGCTCGGATGGAGTGTCCGCCAGCAGGTCTTCATAACGCAGTTCGTAAAACAGGGGGTCCCGGAATTTTCTTTTGTACTCACGTGCGGCGCCTGCGCAGAGCACCCACAAACTGGCGGCACGGAACGAGTTGCGGGGCGCCCAGAATTTGCCCCAACCCCGGCTTGCGGCCAGGAAGGAGGCAACCACATCACGCGGATCGCGGACCAGGTGGATGATTTTGGCTTTTGGAAGGAATCGGCGGATTTCCTCAAGGCAAAGCACGTGCAACGGGGTTTTTTCAATAAAATATTCGCCCGGACGGACCTCCTTGCCGATGACAGCCAACAGGGAATGAATCTGCGCTTTAAGAAATTCCCGAAATTCGGATTCCCGCATGTAGGTATAAAGTCCCACGGGCTTCTGGTCGTTTCCTCCCTTCCAGAACGCCTTCAATTGCGGAACAATGTGAAAATAAAAAAGGTGGCTTTCCTCTCCGGTATGGCAACCCGGGTGGCTGCTGACGAGCCGTTGCAACCATGTGGTGCCACTGCGGGCGGTGCCGACAATAAAAACAAGATTGCTGCCGTCCTTTTTAATCATGGGAATGCCCGTTAAATTTTCAAGTTGGTGGAGATCCTCAGCCGCGCCTCCAATAATGCGGCAGGGTAAAGCGCCCGTAGGAATCCTGGTTCAGCGGCCGGTTTTGAAGATGGCCGGGATGCACATCAAAGATACAGGCGCCCTCGACCTGGTCCTGGGTGGTGGATTTGCGCAACAGATGGGTATTAATGCGGTAGCGGCCCGGAAGCAGGAGAAATGCCGGACAGTCCCAGACAAGGACGCGCGTTGATTCGAGGTCCGGGTCATCCTCAGGGCTGCGCCCAAAGCTGTTGAAATGGCAAAGGGGCAGCCCGTGCATGTCGTAAATAATGAACGCGAAACGGTCGGTCCCGACAGGTTTGGAAAAATGGAAATGGAGGCGGGCGGTGGCTC includes the following:
- a CDS encoding O-antigen ligase family protein, which produces MPIIHLLLTCVILMDLPFVYAGTVPIGFPLKVCEPAAALLIFLIVVQLVAVKRIPLAYAPPERSLLVVAGLFFVACCVSSLIGCITLVNTHNSVHLMSWRDNPGLASVLKCGYVALDIFFFAYLLGYKKIRAGFICNLWLAGAFLSALYGWYLFLASWRGMDPPRLPGNEEVQTTGFLFPGAIRGGSFREGNHASLFYLLSACIAAMQFSVKPRLIPALLVLFFIASLVPTQSTIGLLAAGVCVGTFVVFNLARSRNWLLIIPLGLFWAGGAWGFTRTDIFQKVIVDKLEQENAYDFSGSLSQRRDLIDAGWKMFRSSPVLGVGLSNFGYLYPYYTHYAPEEIGFDPAEKKNIANCVYVELLSETGLLGILIFGCFILGLTCRVMTQARTAAARLAFSGLLSVYFAWLAYPTYTMLYEWVFMALALRIAADSSPSQKSG
- a CDS encoding sulfotransferase, translating into MIKKDGSNLVFIVGTARSGTTWLQRLVSSHPGCHTGEESHLFYFHIVPQLKAFWKGGNDQKPVGLYTYMRESEFREFLKAQIHSLLAVIGKEVRPGEYFIEKTPLHVLCLEEIRRFLPKAKIIHLVRDPRDVVASFLAASRGWGKFWAPRNSFRAASLWVLCAGAAREYKRKFRDPLFYELRYEDLLADTPSELRKIVDFIGLRWNEKDILKTVNRNSPDELRAGGGTLIPLKGQARKDFGAFSGNPRGFIRRAAAGGWKKDLHLLDKITVFAVAGSLLREYGYNWEHPLGSPVSKAVNILLPPLKRLRSLFPKAGR